One genomic segment of Pongo pygmaeus isolate AG05252 chromosome 19, NHGRI_mPonPyg2-v2.0_pri, whole genome shotgun sequence includes these proteins:
- the BHLHA9 gene encoding class A basic helix-loop-helix protein 9, giving the protein MLRGAPGLGLRARKGAEGSAEDLGGPCPEPGGDLGVLGANGASCSRGEAEEPAGRRRARPVRSKARRMAANVRERKRILDYNEAFNALRRALRHDLGGKRLSKIATLRRAIHRIAALSLVLRASPAPRGPCGHLECHGPAACGDTGDTGASPPPPAGPSLARPDAARPSVPSAPRCASCPPHAPLARPSAVAEGPGLAQVSGGSWRRCPGASSAGPPPWPRGYLRSAPGMGHPRS; this is encoded by the coding sequence ATGCTGCGGGGCGCGCCAGGactaggcctcagagcgcggaAGGGGGCCGAGGGCTCTGCGGAGGACTTGGGGGGCCCCTGCCCCGAGCCCGGGGGGGATTTGGGGGTGCTGGGGGCGAACGGCGCTTCCTGCAGCCGGGGCGAGGCGGAGGAGCCGGCGGGCAGGAGGCGCGCGCGGCCGGTGCGGTCCAAGGCGCGGCGCATGGCCGCCAACGTGCGGGAGCGCAAACGCATCCTGGACTACAACGAGGCCTTCAACGCGCTGCGCCGGGCGCTGCGGCACGACCTGGGCGGCAAGAGGCTCTCCAAGATCGCCACGCTGCGCAGGGCCATCCACCGCATCGCCGCGCTCTCCCTGGTCCTGCGCGCCAGCCCCGCGCCCCGCGGGCCCTGCGGACACCTGGAGTGCCACGGCCCGGCCGCGTGCGGGGACACCGGGGACACAGGCGCCAGCCCCCCGCCGCCTGCAGGGCCCAGCCTCGCGCGCCCAGACGCCGCCCGCCCCTCGGTGCCGTCCGCGCCCCGCTGCGCCTCGTGCCCCCCGCACGCGCCCCTGGCACGGCCCAGTGCGGTGGCCGAGGGGCCGGGCCTAGCCCAGGTCTCCGGGGGAAGCTGGCGCCGCTGTCCGGGGGCTTCCTCTGCCGGGCCGCCTCCCTGGCCGCGGGGCTACCTGCGATCCGCCCCCGGTATGGGCCACCCGCGCTCCTGA